Proteins from a single region of Equus asinus isolate D_3611 breed Donkey chromosome 17, EquAss-T2T_v2, whole genome shotgun sequence:
- the LOC139040497 gene encoding olfactory receptor 8K3-like, with protein sequence MDKQNQTVLKEFILMGITDLPELQAPLFGLFLTIYVISVVGNLGMVILTKMDSRLQTPMYFFLRHLAFIHLGYSTAVGPKMLASFVVTQTTIPYNWCATQLSLFILFIISELFILSAMAYDRYVAICNPLLYTVIMSQTVCWVLVAVPYVYSAFISMMTTIKIFISSFCGFNVISYFAVNSLCSSTHEIELIILIFSVFNLVSSLLIVLVSYMLILKAILRMNSAEGRRKAFSTCGSHLTVVVVLYVTLSFMYMQPKSSHSFDTDKMASVFYTVVIPMLNPMIYS encoded by the coding sequence ATggacaaacaaaatcaaacagtGCTAAAAGAATTTATTCTAATGGGAATCACAGACTTGCCTGAGCTGCAGGCTCCATTATTTGGGCTCTTCCTCACCATCTATGTGATCTCAGTGGTGGGCAACTTGGGCATGGTCATCCTCACCAAGATGGACTCCAGGCTACAAacacccatgtacttttttctcagacACCTGGCTTTCATTCATCTTGGTTATTCAACAGCTGTGGGCCCCAAAATGTTGGCAAGTTTTGTAGTTACTCAAACTACAATCCCCTATAATTGGTGTGCTACACAGTTATCTTTATTCATCTTGTTCATCATTAGTGAACTTTTTATTCTGTCAgcaatggcctatgaccgctatgtggccatctgtaacccCCTTCTCTACACAGTCATCATGTCACAAACGGTATGTTGGGTTCTGGTAGCAGTCCCATATGTCTACAGTGCCTTTATCTCTATGATGACCaccataaagatttttatttcatccttctGTGGCTTTAACGTTATCAGTTATTTCGCTGTGAATTCGCTGTGTTCAAGCACACACGAAATTGAGTTGATAATACTGATCTTTTCAGTGTTTAATTTGGTTTCATCTCTTCTGATAGTCCTTGTGTCCTATATGCTAATCCTTAAGGCCATCCTCAGGATGAACTCTGCAGAGGGCAGGCgcaaggccttctccacctgtggatCTCACCTGACAGTGGTAGTTGTGTTATATGTGACTCTATCCTTTATGTACATGCAGCCCAAGTCCAGTCATTCTTTTGATACTGATAAAATGGCCTCTGTATTTTACACTGTGGTAATACCCATGCTGAATCCCATGATCTACAGCTAG